The following coding sequences lie in one Natronorubrum tibetense GA33 genomic window:
- a CDS encoding ABC transporter permease, whose translation MASLYQYLLKRAVYTIMTLFLVSVAIFGITQALPGSAAQMILGQYATEESIAALEQELGLDQPVYIQYFDWLIGIVSGNWGDSLIHRTPVADLVVPRLIRSVELALLTMVLITLIGIPLGVLAAVKRNTVFDSLVSGISYAGVSVPEFVTGALLILLLAGPSFGILPHSGYVPLSEGIIPWLQHLILPSITLAIVAIAHVMRQTRSGMIDALQSEYVRTARLKGMNEKQVITKHALRNGLMATVTILALSFGWLLGSIVVVEEVFAYPGMGRLVIESIQSRDLPVIQITVLIIATTYTLANLGADIVYTYLDPRIEYK comes from the coding sequence ATGGCATCATTATACCAGTATTTGCTCAAACGTGCCGTGTATACGATAATGACGTTGTTTTTAGTCTCAGTTGCAATTTTTGGTATAACACAGGCACTTCCTGGTAGTGCAGCACAGATGATTCTTGGCCAATATGCAACCGAGGAGTCAATTGCTGCACTTGAACAAGAGCTCGGGTTGGATCAGCCGGTATATATACAGTATTTTGATTGGCTGATCGGAATAGTATCTGGAAATTGGGGAGATAGCTTGATCCATAGAACTCCTGTAGCAGATCTTGTGGTCCCACGGTTAATTAGATCCGTCGAGCTTGCACTATTAACGATGGTTCTGATTACGTTAATTGGTATACCCTTAGGAGTACTCGCCGCTGTCAAACGAAATACAGTGTTTGATTCATTGGTTAGTGGCATATCCTATGCAGGAGTGAGTGTTCCCGAGTTCGTAACTGGAGCTCTCCTGATTCTGTTGTTGGCGGGTCCGTCATTCGGTATACTCCCCCACTCAGGATATGTTCCATTAAGTGAGGGGATTATCCCATGGCTCCAACATCTAATACTTCCTAGTATTACTCTCGCTATTGTTGCCATTGCTCATGTAATGCGACAAACCCGGTCCGGAATGATAGACGCACTTCAATCGGAGTACGTTAGAACCGCGAGGCTTAAAGGAATGAATGAAAAGCAAGTAATCACTAAACATGCTTTGCGAAATGGCTTGATGGCTACAGTAACCATCTTAGCACTTAGCTTCGGCTGGTTACTGGGAAGTATCGTAGTTGTAGAGGAGGTTTTTGCATATCCTGGGATGGGACGACTCGTAATTGAGTCGATCCAAAGCCGGGACCTTCCAGTCATTCAAATCACAGTGTTGATTATCGCAACAACATACACGTTGGCCAACCTAGGTGCTGATATCGTGTATACATACCTTGATCCACGAATTGAATATAAATGA
- a CDS encoding ABC transporter substrate-binding protein, whose translation MATRDEIDRRRFISAFGIGTAAAFAGCLGTEPDEGSDELVVTSSGYPDTIHPLEHLDTEGYFVSQWTYSSLTRMDHELNVQPDLATDWEPENDGENWTFELREGVTFNHNDSEVVADDVKATFETIYDPDSEYPGKGDMGDIDDIEVVDDHTVVFNLSSPDGALPGKLAGEFGRIMPKETLENDIDAMHNDTYGSGPFELEEIEEGSHITVTAVDDFYFEDEEGNPLPHADRVTLQIYPETSTEVNALETGSSHIMDTVPSNQFDRLDDNSDIDAIEVEGGWIFPVVMRTVEEPFDDNRVRDAFKFAYDKEEMLEIVVDGLGAPGQDNLLGPAHQHWTDIGDPYGPGAQPERAEELLEEAGYGDGLELDDPLYATAQRTPETGETAVLLQEQMSRVGVEFEIEEVSWDRFLSEVAGTAPFYMNSYGMRPVEETMFGLLAHSDGAWNREHIPPEYEDEFDQTLENAIATPDSEEREAYLEECSRIMQQQGGLLVPFYASRLTAASTEIENYEPDPGGLGLHIQEVNHN comes from the coding sequence ATGGCAACACGTGACGAAATTGACCGGCGCAGATTCATCAGTGCATTTGGAATAGGAACAGCAGCAGCGTTTGCAGGCTGTTTAGGGACTGAGCCTGATGAGGGTTCAGACGAACTTGTAGTCACCTCTTCTGGCTATCCGGATACTATCCATCCACTCGAGCATCTTGATACGGAGGGTTACTTTGTGAGCCAATGGACTTACTCGAGCCTAACTCGGATGGATCATGAGCTTAACGTTCAGCCTGACTTAGCAACAGACTGGGAACCCGAGAATGATGGCGAAAACTGGACCTTCGAGCTAAGAGAAGGAGTAACGTTCAACCATAATGATTCAGAGGTTGTCGCCGATGATGTCAAAGCGACATTTGAGACAATCTACGATCCCGACAGTGAATACCCTGGTAAAGGAGATATGGGTGATATAGATGATATTGAGGTCGTTGATGATCACACCGTTGTGTTTAATCTCTCATCGCCGGATGGCGCATTACCAGGGAAACTGGCAGGTGAGTTCGGACGTATTATGCCAAAAGAAACACTCGAAAACGATATAGATGCAATGCATAATGACACATACGGGAGTGGTCCATTCGAGTTAGAAGAAATTGAAGAAGGAAGTCATATTACCGTTACCGCGGTTGACGATTTCTACTTCGAAGATGAGGAGGGCAACCCGCTTCCTCATGCGGACCGAGTTACATTGCAAATCTATCCAGAGACATCTACTGAGGTGAACGCGTTAGAGACGGGATCGTCACACATTATGGATACGGTTCCTTCCAACCAATTTGATCGATTGGATGACAACTCAGATATTGACGCAATAGAGGTGGAAGGTGGTTGGATCTTCCCGGTGGTGATGCGAACAGTGGAAGAGCCTTTTGACGATAATCGGGTTCGTGATGCGTTCAAATTTGCGTACGACAAAGAGGAAATGCTTGAAATTGTCGTAGATGGGCTTGGTGCCCCCGGCCAAGATAATCTCCTCGGACCAGCTCACCAACACTGGACAGATATCGGTGACCCGTATGGTCCTGGCGCTCAACCAGAAAGAGCAGAAGAACTCCTTGAGGAGGCAGGCTACGGTGACGGGCTCGAACTTGATGACCCGCTCTATGCAACGGCTCAGAGGACTCCTGAAACAGGCGAGACTGCTGTGTTACTCCAAGAGCAGATGTCACGTGTCGGCGTTGAGTTCGAAATTGAGGAAGTGAGTTGGGATAGATTCCTTTCAGAGGTTGCTGGCACTGCCCCGTTTTATATGAATTCTTATGGAATGCGCCCGGTTGAGGAAACCATGTTTGGATTATTGGCTCACTCTGACGGAGCATGGAATCGTGAGCACATTCCACCAGAGTATGAGGACGAATTTGATCAAACTCTAGAGAACGCTATAGCCACACCTGATTCAGAAGAGCGTGAGGCCTATCTCGAGGAATGCTCACGTATTATGCAACAGCAAGGTGGATTGCTCGTCCCATTCTACGCATCCCGTCTGACTGCAGCATCAACAGAGATCGAAAATTACGAACCGGATCCAGGTGGCCTTGGCCTCCATATCCAAGAAGTGAATCACAACTAA
- a CDS encoding ABC transporter permease, with protein sequence MTFVKKLSNNRSALIGIIILIPLVFGSMFGPMLAPHSPTETNADNRYASPSVEHPMGTDNYGRDIISRVLLGGQTSLVMGLVASTLALTLGVPIGLAAGYSGGKIDEAIMRLMDVMMSFPTLILALLILTALSASMWNAILAVGLVYAPRIARIVRASTLSVKNEEFVKAAKVRGESSTYIMYREILPNISGPIIVEGSIRVGYAILVATSLSFLGLGAQPPTPDWGYMVAEARNHIYHTPWFLLAPSVALSLTVIGFNLLGDGLRDVVEDN encoded by the coding sequence ATTACGTTCGTTAAAAAACTCTCGAACAATCGTAGTGCACTCATCGGAATCATCATCCTAATTCCATTGGTGTTTGGAAGTATGTTTGGACCGATGCTCGCACCCCACAGTCCCACTGAAACAAATGCCGATAACAGATACGCTTCTCCAAGCGTCGAGCATCCAATGGGGACAGATAACTACGGACGTGATATCATTTCACGCGTGTTGTTAGGTGGTCAGACAAGTCTTGTTATGGGACTGGTCGCTAGTACGTTAGCGTTGACTCTGGGGGTTCCGATTGGACTTGCTGCTGGATACTCTGGGGGGAAAATCGATGAAGCGATCATGCGCTTAATGGACGTGATGATGAGTTTCCCAACACTCATACTTGCGCTTTTGATCCTAACTGCGCTTTCCGCAAGCATGTGGAACGCGATTCTCGCTGTCGGATTGGTATATGCACCCCGAATCGCTAGAATTGTACGTGCCAGTACACTCTCAGTGAAGAATGAGGAGTTTGTAAAGGCTGCAAAGGTCCGAGGAGAGTCATCAACGTATATCATGTACCGCGAAATTCTGCCGAATATTAGCGGGCCAATTATTGTTGAAGGTTCAATCCGTGTTGGATACGCGATACTCGTCGCCACTTCACTCTCGTTCCTCGGACTCGGTGCACAACCACCGACACCGGACTGGGGATATATGGTAGCTGAAGCTCGAAACCATATCTACCATACTCCCTGGTTTCTTCTAGCACCAAGTGTTGCGTTATCATTAACCGTTATCGGGTTCAATCTACTTGGTGACGGTCTCCGTGATGTCGTTGAGGACAACTAA
- a CDS encoding dipeptide ABC transporter ATP-binding protein, whose translation MNNNIQETPADPSIDLAEESVLSIESLNVEFETNRGPLKALRDITLSIQRGETLGIAGESGSGKSTLAKAILRYLSSNGRITEGEIAFKDRSMSELSENELLSIRGNEIAHVPQDPKKSLNPSIRIGEQIAETIRLHQDVTKSEAKEKVYELLEDVNITDPEYNADRYPHELSGGMQQRVLVAMALSCSPELLILDEPTTGLDVTTQAKILDLIKELKEEYRTSIMLITHNLGVIAETADRVGILYAGEIMERGRVNDVFTTPSNPYTQGLLAALPQVTREKTLKAIPGHLPDLTDISTGCIFADRCEFATNECKSENVHEVQVSSNPPHTSRCIHWEQAQSNPTTMGGEKHTTNDIGESLLEVKNISKHFDDSSLIDRIFGSSNPVKAVNGVSFEIHESETLGIVGESGCGKSTLGKTLLKLLDATSGTIRFRDQEVTSRSERNLQQFRSECQVVFQNPDSSLNPKKTIYSTLERPLKLFTDLSPEEREDRIIQLLEDVDLGIEFASRYPAELSGGEKQRVAIARAFAANPSFIVLDEPVSALDVSVQASILQLLEELRDEYNTSYLFISHDLSVINYICDRVAIMYLGEIMEVGTKAEIFEPPYHPYTRALLSSIPSTDPSEKMTRIRLDGDVPSPRNPPSGCPFQTRCPQKIGDECEAKHPQLREVDPSEDSQHRVSCLLDKSDMMSDINQKENNPDN comes from the coding sequence ATGAACAACAATATCCAGGAGACACCAGCCGATCCAAGCATAGACTTAGCAGAAGAGTCCGTGTTGAGTATCGAATCGCTGAACGTCGAGTTTGAAACTAACCGTGGACCACTAAAAGCACTTCGGGACATTACACTCTCAATTCAACGGGGAGAGACCCTCGGAATTGCCGGAGAGAGCGGGAGTGGGAAAAGTACATTAGCAAAAGCTATTCTGCGATACCTAAGCAGCAATGGACGTATCACTGAGGGAGAAATTGCGTTCAAGGATCGCTCTATGAGCGAACTCTCGGAGAATGAATTGCTCTCTATTCGGGGAAATGAAATTGCACATGTGCCACAAGATCCGAAAAAATCACTGAACCCAAGCATTCGCATTGGCGAACAAATCGCAGAAACGATTCGTCTCCACCAAGACGTTACAAAATCTGAGGCAAAAGAGAAAGTATATGAATTGCTCGAGGATGTGAATATCACAGACCCAGAATATAATGCTGACCGCTATCCACATGAGCTGTCCGGCGGTATGCAACAGAGAGTGCTTGTTGCAATGGCACTTTCATGCAGTCCCGAATTACTAATTTTAGATGAACCTACGACCGGCCTAGACGTCACTACTCAAGCAAAAATATTGGATTTGATCAAAGAGTTGAAAGAAGAGTATAGAACTAGTATCATGCTGATCACGCATAATCTCGGTGTCATCGCAGAGACGGCGGACCGCGTCGGCATATTATATGCAGGAGAAATCATGGAACGTGGCCGTGTGAATGATGTTTTCACGACCCCCTCAAACCCTTATACACAAGGTCTACTCGCAGCATTACCACAGGTCACACGGGAAAAAACGTTGAAAGCGATTCCAGGCCATCTTCCTGATCTAACAGACATCTCAACAGGCTGTATTTTTGCAGACAGGTGTGAGTTTGCTACTAACGAATGCAAATCAGAGAACGTCCATGAAGTCCAAGTGTCCTCAAACCCACCGCATACTTCTCGGTGCATTCACTGGGAGCAAGCGCAATCAAATCCCACTACGATGGGCGGCGAAAAGCACACAACTAATGACATTGGTGAATCACTTCTTGAAGTTAAAAATATTTCGAAGCACTTTGATGACTCTTCCTTAATTGACCGCATCTTCGGTAGCAGCAACCCTGTGAAAGCGGTTAATGGGGTTAGCTTTGAAATTCATGAATCAGAGACTCTTGGAATAGTTGGGGAAAGTGGATGTGGGAAAAGTACACTCGGTAAAACACTCTTAAAACTGCTAGATGCGACTTCTGGGACCATTCGATTCCGTGACCAGGAAGTTACGTCGCGCTCGGAACGTAATCTCCAGCAGTTCCGCTCTGAATGTCAAGTCGTGTTCCAGAACCCGGATTCCAGTCTCAACCCGAAGAAAACTATTTATTCGACCCTGGAGCGGCCACTCAAACTGTTTACCGATCTATCGCCCGAAGAGCGAGAAGATCGGATTATCCAACTTCTCGAAGATGTCGATCTCGGGATCGAGTTCGCTTCAAGATATCCTGCTGAACTCTCTGGAGGTGAAAAACAACGTGTTGCGATCGCTCGAGCGTTTGCTGCGAATCCCTCGTTTATTGTGCTTGATGAACCCGTATCAGCACTTGACGTTAGTGTACAGGCCAGCATATTGCAACTATTGGAAGAGCTACGTGACGAATATAACACCTCATACTTATTTATTAGCCATGATCTTAGTGTAATTAATTATATCTGTGATCGCGTTGCGATCATGTATCTTGGCGAAATAATGGAGGTCGGGACGAAAGCTGAAATCTTTGAGCCCCCATACCATCCATATACACGTGCGTTGTTATCAAGCATTCCTTCAACTGATCCATCTGAAAAGATGACTCGGATACGGTTAGATGGCGATGTACCAAGTCCACGGAACCCTCCAAGTGGCTGTCCGTTTCAAACACGTTGTCCCCAGAAAATTGGTGATGAGTGTGAAGCGAAGCACCCTCAACTTAGAGAAGTTGATCCCTCCGAAGATAGCCAACACAGAGTCTCATGTCTATTAGACAAATCTGATATGATGTCCGACATCAACCAGAAGGAAAATAATCCAGATAATTAA